The Phycisphaeraceae bacterium genome segment GTGAGCGCGCCGCTGGTGCTGACGTTGCCGCCGAAGTTGAGCGCGGTTCCCGCCGCGCTGAGCACGCCGGATGAGACGTTCAGGTTGCCCGTCACGGTCAGATCGGCGGCGGCGGTGAAGCTGAGGTCGCCGGTCGCCTTGGCGACGGCCCCGTTGATCGTGATGAACGACCCGGCGGTCATCGCCTGGTTGCCTGCGTTGGTGAAGGAGACGGCGCCGTTGAGGGTGATCGAGGAGGTGGAGGTGAACGAGGTGGGGGCGATCTGGATGTTGACGCCGGTGATGTTGACCGGTCCGCTGACGGCGAACGCGCCGCCGCCGAGGATGATGACGTTGCCCACGCCATCTGACGGGAAGCCGGTGAAGGCCTGATCCGCGACGATGGTCATCTGCGTGGCGTTGTCGATGCGGACGTTGTTGTTGAAGGTGACGTTGTTGCCGGCTTCGAGAGTGATGGCGTTGTTGTTCAGATTGAGATTGACATCGTTTTCGACGGTGATGTCGTTGGTGGCCTGGAGGATGATGGCCCCGCCGAAGTTGCGCAGCGAGTTGGGCCGGATGCGCAGGGTGGCGTTGGCGGCGCCTTCGTTGAAGAGGATCTGGCCGTCGCCGAAGAAACCGGCCCCGTTCTCCGTGCCGGCGTTCGTGATGCGGATGTTCAGTGGGTCGATCAGCAGGGTGCCCGCTTCAAACCCTTCCCGGCTCTGCAGGCGGACGGAGCCCATGAAATCGAGCCCGAAGCCCGAGACCTCGGCGAATCCGCCGGCGCCGCCCAGCGCGCCGCCGGACACGTTGATCACCGCCCGCCGGGCGAACCCGGTGAAGCCGTCGAAGCTGTGGACGATGACGCGCCCGCCCTGGGCGAAGCCCGGACCGCCGGCGGCCGAGATGCGGCTGTGGGGCAGGAGATAGGTGTGGTTCTGCGACGTGAAACGGATGTCTCCCGCCGCGCCGCTCCAGGCGTCGGCGGTGATGCGACCCTCGTTGAGGATGCTCGGGCCGTTGACGTCGATAGCGCCGGCCTGTCCGTTCACGACCGACGTGGTCATGGTTCCGGTGTTGCGGACCAGGCCGTCCTTGGCGCTGACGTCGATGCGTCCGCCGGGCGCGCGCAGCTTGCCCGCGTTGTGGATGCCCAGCGCGTACAGGTCGCCCGCACCAAGCGCGATGCGACCGCCGCCGGCGCTCACGCTGCCTTCGTTGCGGACGCCCGGCGTGGCGGACAGACTGGGAGCTGTGCCGCCGTGGGAGGGTGCGGCGTTCTCGGCCAGCGTCCGTCCATCGACCTGTACGAGCACGCGGCCGCCGACTTCGCCGATGAGCATGTTGTCGCCGGCGAGCATCGTCACGATGCCGCCGTCGGTGCGGATGTGTCCGTAGTTCTCGACGTGGCGTCCGAGCAGGTGAACGGCGTCGCCGCGCAGCGTTCCCTGGTTGATGACCGAGCCGCTGGCGTCGGTGAACTGATTGAGCCCGGCGAGGAAGTTGGTGTTGGAGATCTGGGCGGCGGCGGCGTAGAGCCCGCCCACGTTGACGACGGAGTTGGCGCCGAAGATCACGCCAGCGGGATTGACCAGATAGACCTGTCCGTTGGCCAGAAGACGCCCCTCGATGCGGGAGGGGGCCGCGCCGTCGATTCGGTTGAGAACCCGCGACAGTTCACCCGGCTGAATGAACCGGACGACCTGGTTGCGGCCGATGTCGAACCGGGCGTATTCGATGATGCTGCCGTCGCCGGCTCGGATCAGCAGTCGGTTGCCCTGACGATGGAACGTCACGTCGCCCCGGATGACCCGTTCACCCTGCACGTCGGCGGAAGCGGTCGGTGCGGGCATGGCGGCCAAGAGCACCGACGCCGCCAGCACGCTCTTGGCGAACTCAAGCCGACACGATGATCGTCGAGACATGGCCTCTCCTCCCGATCCCATCTCCGAATGCGCACCTGCACACAGGATAACTCGGGTTTGGGGCTTCAAAAGACAAAAGTGATGAGGAAGTGAACCTGGCTGGACCCGGCGGTCACATCCCCGTCAAGGATGTCCCGGAGTGCGAATCCCCAGTCCACGCGAGCGCTGAAGTTCCGACGAAAGGAAAACTCCATCCCGATTCCAGCGCCGATCAGGGTTTCGTCGGTTTCGAAGATGAGGGGGTCGCTGTTCTCGGTCCTTCCCACGTCAAGGAAGGTTCTGAAGATCAGATCCCAGTCGGCGCTGCCGTAGGGCTCCTGCGGCTTCCAGCGGAACGGTTCGCCGAAGAGTTGCCCGGTCTGCCGTTCGTGGGGGAATGACTTGGGCAGGTGGAAGCGGTACTCCACCGTGGCGACATAGGCGTTATCGCCGGCCACCACGGATTCCGGGTATCCGCGGACGCTCAAGGCGCCGCCCGCCACTTCCTCGGCCTGCGGGATCAGGCGGTTCCCCAAGGCGTGCTGGCCTCGGAAGGACAGGAAGATCTCGTGAGCCAGCGTGGTGGCGGCAGGATTCGAGATGTCGCGCCATTCCCTGGCGTTGAAGATCGGCTCCAGGTAGAAACTGTGGCTGAACTCCCACAGCACCACCAGCCAGTCCTTGTCAGGAAAGAGCCGTCCGAGCCGGTCCAATCCATCCTCATCCGTGCCGGCGACGCCGGCCCAGTTGCCCTCCAGCGCGATGGAGCCGCGGGTGGAGGCGATGTCGGTGCGTCGTTCGAGCCGCAGTCCGATGGTGGGGATGAAGAAATCGTCCTGACCCTCGATGTCAACGATGTCGTTGCGCACCTTGATATGCTGGAATCGGGCGCCCAGGAAGGCGTCGAGGAACAGTTCGCGATGCTGGAGAATGGTCGCGGAGACTTCCGCGCCGATGGTCCACGAATCGCCCGAGAACTCCTCGTCCGCGAACCCGACGTCCGACGCGGTGAAGGTCTGGAACGACCCGAAGACCCGCCATCGCATGTCGCGGCGGTCGCCCAGCGGCGCGTCGTAGGAGCCGATCACGGCATGCGACTCGCTGAACCCGGCGGTGACATACTCCAGCGAAAACTCGTCGTCGTTGTTGGTCACCTGGCTCCAGATCAGCCCGAAACGCTCTCGGATCTCGTTGGTCTGCTTGGTGCCGGTGTTGGACACTTGGGCGTAGAGGGTGAGGGGGCGGTTCTCCGACACCAGGTAGTCGAGCACCACGCCGTTCTCGTCGGCCTCGGAAATCGCCACGTCCACCCGGCGGCCCGGGCGACGGTTCAACTGGAACAGGTAGTCGTCGAGCATCCGTTTCCGCAGCAGGTCACCGACGGCGGCTTCCTCGCCCTCGGCGGGCGGATCGGCGGGGTGGAACGGCGACCGGGCGCGGATGCGCTCGTGAAGCGGATGATTGATCCGGTTGTCCTTGGGAAGCCGGTCGCCGAACCCGACCGTTCGCACGTCTCGCACGATGGCGGTGTAGATCAGCACCCGAAGCGCCGTTTCCCCGTCCCGACCGTCCACGTAGGTGAAGTTGCCCTGATCGGCGATGTCGTCCGGGTGCGGGGTCACGAACACACCCAGCAGGCCCGCCTCGGTGACCAGGTAATCGCGGACGGCTTCCAGCACGGTCTGGATGGCGGTGACGTGGTAGTTCTGCGAGGCGAGCGAAGGGGCGTCGGCCAGCCGCAACCGGATGGACTCCACACCCAATCGGGGGCTGACGTAGCCGGTGGGGAGGACGCCGAGCGTCACTTCCAGGTTGCCGAGGAGTTCCGCCGACGGATGATCCGGATGGTCGATGTTGTAGAGGAAGTCGAATCGGCTTACTGGGAAGGATTCGCCATCTCCGGAGTGCGGCGCCGGCGTCGCCTCGCCGGGGGGTTCCGGGGGCGGCTCGTCCGAGGCGGGCGGTGGATCCTGCTGCCGCGCGGCAGCCGCGACGCCGAGCCAGAGGCACGCGCACGAAGCCGCAAGCCCTGACAGCCAGCGCGCCCATCGACGATCCCATCCGTTCCCACACATGTCCGATGCACTCCTCTTCACGGCGCGCCCGAGCACGCATCAGGAGATCAGGTCACGACATGACTTTCACGCACCCGTCCCAACTCGAGAGTGCCCCCGGATCGAACGCGCCACCAGGTCGGCGGCTCGGGCGGTGAACGCCTCGTCGAGACTATACGGGATTTGCGAGACAAGTGGGATGCGTTCCTGGCTGGCGCGCATCACAAACATCTGCGATGCCCCGATCGGACCGACCAGCAGGTCCACCCAGGCCAGCTCGGGCGCCACCAGAACCATGCAGGGGGTGGAAGGTCCGATATAACCAGCCAGAAAGCCCAGCCAGGATGCGGCCGCATCCGATGCGGTGTGCTCACAGGCGGGAACTCGCATGGTCTGGGGGCGTGTTTCAGCACCCGTGCGGAACGGCGCGAGATCGCGCTCCGCCTGGTACATGATGCGGTCGAATCCCGTTCGATCGGTGGCGAAGGACGGACTGGCGGCCAGTCGAGCCACGGCGCGCTCGAACAGGTCGGCCGGCTCCCACTGGGCTGGCGCACGAGCCCCCAGATCGAGCAGGCGCGAACGAAGACCGTCGAAGCCGCGTCGCACGTCGTCCGCTGATCGGGTGGCGGTGAAGAGCGTCTTGGCCTCGTCCACCACCGGAGTAACGGCGTGCAGGCACCATTCGAGGGTCAGCCCATGGCAGTGAGCCGCGACGATCATCGGGTAGAGGTGACGGCCGCGTCCATCGCTCGATGACCACAGCCGCCCGATGATGATCTCGCCGGAGACACGCCAGACGAAGAAATGGTCGAAGTACTCGAGTCGGTGCCTGGGGTCGAGGTTGGCCCATGCGCCGGAGTCAACGTTCGGGTTCACGCCCTCGGTGTAGAGCACGCGCCGCAGTTGAACGAGGCCCTCGGTGTCGAGCCCCAGTTCGTCCATGTGATCGTCCCATCCCGGGTGCTTGCCGAACGTGGCAAGATGAATCCCCGGCTTGGGGGCCTCCTCCTGAGCGCCGAGCATCTTGAAGATCTTCTTGAACACCGCAACGCTCCCAGGAACATGAACTGCCTCGGAATCAGCGCGGCCAGCGGTCCAGCGACGGCAGCTCGACGCCGTCAAAGGTGAGGCGCAGCCACAGCGCGTGGGGTTGCCCGTCCGCCGTGAAGAGGTACTCGACCTCCCACACGTTTCGCGGTCCCGCCGCGGGTTGGCGGCCCCCGAAGCGATGCACGATCGCCAGGGCGGCCCACGGACCGGGAATGGTCAGCGTCGCGTCCGGCGCGCCGCGCTCCAGGTTGCCGCTGTTGCGCCCGAAGAGCAGGGTGAGATCCCGGCCCGGAACGGCTGCACCCTGGGCGACGACGACCTCGGGCGCCCGGATGCGCTGCACGTCTTCGGCGGTTCCGTCGGCGCCGCCCGTTCGCACGCGCATGTACTCAAACGTCTCCCATCCCGGCTTGTGGCCGGCGTCGGTGGGTCTTCGCGTGCCCAGCACGGTGATGGTGCAGCGCATCGGCTCGGACGGCATGGCGCGCAGCAGCGTCACCAGTTGATCCAGCTGTTCGGAAGAGGGGGTCACTGGCGCTCGACCGCGCAGCAGGTCCAACTGGGTGTCGATGCGTGCGATCTCGGTGCGGGACAGCGGGTGCCCCAGTCTGCCGACCGGGTAGGTGGACGGCCCGCCTGCGGTTCGTGCGGCGTCGGGTCGCAGGTGCGAGACGGCCTCGCGGGCCTTGGCCAGCTCCTCCGGCGTCAGCACCCGGTGCTGATCGGTGGCCGTGGGGCTCAGCCGGTCCAACTGGGCCTCGGTGCTCAGGCGCGTCAGGGGAAACGCCCACAGCGACTTGAGCACCGTTTCGGCATCGAGAATCTGGCGGTTGGTGGCGTCCGCGAGGGTCTTGAGCGCGGCGACGGCGAGCAGATCCCAGTATTCAACCGGCCCCCGGCCGTCCGCGCCTTCGACCGGACGCACGTACGTGCGACGGAACTCCGGCAGGTCCACGTCCAGCAGCAGCCGCCGCGCCGCCGGCGCATCGCCGCGCAGGTTGGTCCAGGATCGGACGAACTCGACGCATTCCCGTTCGAAGTCCAGCGTGCGCCGCAACTGCGTCAGTTCGTCCGACACGCGGCGCAGCGCGGCCTGACGGGCGTTGCGAACCGATTCGGCCCAGTCGCCGGCGCCGGTATCCAGCCCCGCGATGGCCCGCTCACGGAGCGCCGCAAGCGACTCCAGTTCGGCGTTCACGGTCTTGACGTTGAGATTGGTCAGGGACGCCAGGAAGCTCGCCCAGTTTTCGCCGGCGACGACGCCGCCATGCGAGCCGATGACGCCTGACCAGTAACGCAGGTAGTTCTCCGCGTAGGCCTCACGGGCGATTCGGATCGTTGAGGCCGTCGATGGATCGGGCTGCCCGCCGCGCAGATGCGCCTCCACCAGTTGCATGGCTCGCACCACGCGCGGGCCCGCCTGCTCGTGATACTCGGTCCGGTACGACTCGCCCCGCGTCAACGCCGTGAGGGGCAGGGTGTGCTGGGGGGTCTGAAGGTTCCGCCGCAGGGCGAAACTCTCCACCTGCCTCGCCACGTCGGCGGCGTTGGTGAGTCGTCTGGCGTCCTCCACCGACGAGGCGACGAGGGATCGAGTCTTGTCCTCTCGCACGAGTGAGAGCACGGCCAGACAGGCGTCCTTGGCGCGGCGCATCGTGTCGTCGCCGGCCCCGCCCGCCGCACTCTGCACCGCGCCGCGCGCCGACTCCAGGTCGGCATCGAGCGTATCAAGCTGGTCGAGCAGGTCGATGAAAGACGAGGCGACCCGCGCCGTAGAGTTCAACTGATCCGTGCGGGCGTAGAGCGCGAAGCGCTGCTGGTAGGGCCTGTCGGTCCCGCCGGATGTCGCCAGCAGCGCCCGATGCAGACGGTCGATCTCCACCTGGCGGGCCCGCAGTTTCTGCGTCTCCTGATCGAGCGAAGAACGAGCGGCCTCGATCCGCGACCGGTAGGACAGCAGGGCCTCGGTGATCCGATCATCGGCGGCGGGAGTCGTGGACGCCGGGGGAAGGGCCGCCAGCACCCGCTCCAGGTCGGCATCCACCCGGCTGCGGGCGGCGTCGATCCGCTCCTGGTACCACGACCACAGCGTCTTCGACCCCAGCTGGGCGGCCAACGCCTCGACCAGGGTGAACGCCTCGCGCATGGCGGGGAATGTCTCGCGCCATGGCTGGAGCGACGGTGGAGCGGCAGGAGCCGTCCCGCCCGGCGCCGGAGCGTACGCCGCGTGAAGACGTTGCTCATACTGGTCCAGCAGCGCCAGGGCGTCGAGCAGGTCGTTGGCGGCCTTCAGGTCGCCTCCCGCGCCGCTCAGCGAGCCCTTGCACCACGCGGTGAACCGCTCCGTGGCCGCTTCCAGGTCGGCCAGCGTTCGGCCCTGCCGGGCGCGATCGAGCGCCGCGCGGGGCCAGTCCGGCCACCCCGGAACGCTCCGCAGCGTGCGGAACGTGTTCTCCAGCGACACCATGCTCTCCGCGGCGGTGTCCCCCTCATCACTGCCCACGCTCCACCGATCCGGCGGCAGCACATAAGCCGTCAGAGGGTAAAGGAGGTCGCCGGCTGAAGATGCCCGGGCGCCGCCTTCCGACGCGCCGCTGGTGGGCGTCATCGAGTTCAGCCGGTACAGCGCCGCCAGCGCCCCGGTGGAGGCCGGCGTCCACTCGCCCTGATCGCCTGTTCCGGTGGCGAGGAACCGCGCGGCGCGTTGCGCCACGGGACGGAGGGTGGAGAGCTCAAAGAGGGCCTGGGCCGCCTTGGCGCGCTCCGTCGGGTACAGGTTCGCGCTCTCGCCCGGGGAGAACCAGAGCAGGGGCCTGAACAGCAGGGGCACGTCGATGCGCCGCTCCACCTGCGCGACGGCCTCGGCGTGAACCTCGGCCACGGTCAGATCCCGTCCGCGCAGGCGCAGCCCGTGCTTGCGGTCGGGCGTGTCCGCCCGTCGGTCGCCCCGGAACTGCAGGTTGGCGTCGGAGCGAGGGTCGGGCTCGCCCCGGACCAGGTAGGGGTAGTCCGGACTGTCGGTGGGCGAAGCGAGCAGCGACCGGATCGAGTACCAGAACCGGGCCGGTTCGCCCACGCTGGTCGTCAACTGGCGGTACTGCAGCCAGGAGACGCCGATGAGCGCCGCCACGCCGACGCATGCCGCCAGCATGAGTGTTCGCAGACGGCGTTTCTTGAGCTGTCGCGTGTTGGAGAAGTTGGTGACCAGCCCGCGCTCGCGGAACATCTTTTCGAGAAACAGGTCGCGCAGGAAGTAGCTGCGGTCGCGCTCCCAGATCCGCCCCTCCGGCAGCTGCTCGACCGGCAGGCCCAGCGCCTGGGCCAGGTCGGCGTCCAGCGCCGAACCCTCGCGCATCGACGACACGAAATACAGCCCGCGCATGAACAGCGGCTTCGACGACCACTCGCCCGCGACGAAGATGTTCTCCAGGTACAGCCGCAGGCGCGGCGCGATCTGCATGAGCGAATCAGGGAAGGCGAACAGCGCGTCCACCTCGTCCGTGCGCCGCGCCATCGGCCCTTCCCGGCTGACCGGGTCGAGCAGCAGCGCCGCGCGCTTGCGCACCAGCCGGGTGCGCACCATGGCCAGGTGATCCTCGATGTCCTCGGGAAAGAACGGCTCGTCCAGTGCGTACGGGTTCGACCAGCCCAGCATCTGGTGCTGCAGTTGAGGATCGTTGAGCTGGTCGAAGAACTCGCGGAAGCCGTTGATCAGGTCGGCCTTGGTGATGAGCACGAACACCGGGAAGCGAACGCCCAGCGTGCGCTGAATCAGGTCGAGCTGGCGAGCGATCCGTCCCGCCTTCTGCGTGACCTGGTCGGCGGAATCGCGGATCAGACTGTCGGCGGGAATGACCAGCATCAGCCCGTTGATCGGGCAGTTGGGCCGGAACTTCGCCAGCAGCTTGAGGAACTCCTTCCACTCGTTGGTGGCCCCGCCCGAGGCCTCCTCGAACAGCAGCCGTCCGGCGGTGTCCAGGATGACCGCGCTGTTGGTGAACCACCAGTCCATGTTGATGGTGCCGCCCGAGCCCTGCAGTTCGTCCTGCAACCCCGGCGGAAAGCCCACGTTGGAATGGCGCAGTGCTTCCGTCTTGCCCGAGCCGGGCTCGCCGACGATGGCGTACCACGGCAGCGAGTAGATGTCCTTGCCGTGCTGCTTGAACGTATTGATGCCCTGCTCGAACTTGCGCCGCAGGTCATCCAGTCTGGCGCGACTGGCGGCGTCGCTGACCGAACCCGGCACGGCGCCGGTGTTGCCGGCGATGGCGCTCTCGAACGGCTTGGCCTTCCGCTTCTTGAGAACCTTGAGGATCAGTCCGTACAGGATCATCAGCCCGCCGACCGCGACCAGGCCGACGAGGAACACGATGAGCGCCGTCTTGCCGGCGCTCCCGATGAGGATCGATCCGCCGCCTACCCCGCCCACGCCCACGGCCACCGTACCGGCCTTGGCCGGGCCGGGCAGCGCCTGAAACTTGGAGAGAATCCCGCTCACGATCCGCCTCCGGTGCCCGTTCTGGGGCTCTCGACGTGTCCGATGATCTCCTGCAGTGATTCACCGATCTCCGCGCGGCTTTTCATGAACAGCGTGATGCTGGTCGCCATCAGCACCAGGATCAGCCCGAACAGCGCGATGGCGATGCCCAGCACCTTGGCGCCGGGCGGCTGGACCAGGTTGCTCGTATCCACGTTCTCGTACGCCTCGGGCGTGATCCGCGCCCGGTCATCCAGGTCCATCTGGTCGCGGATGCGCCCTGAAATCTCCGTCATGGTCTTGCGCAGGTACTCGGGCTGCCCCTGGTAGAAACCCTGGAATCCCAGCCCGATGCACGTGTAGAACACCGCCAGCCG includes the following:
- a CDS encoding DotU family type IV/VI secretion system protein, translating into MSLSEHCEPFFQYICRLNRSARKGASIDMTSVRSEILALLDKLEKSASSRPELTTQFEKVKMPLIFFADYMIKESNLPFARDWHEIQRDYNEHAGDEKFFDLLDETLKDRSAAANERLAVFYTCIGLGFQGFYQGQPEYLRKTMTEISGRIRDQMDLDDRARITPEAYENVDTSNLVQPPGAKVLGIAIALFGLILVLMATSITLFMKSRAEIGESLQEIIGHVESPRTGTGGGS
- a CDS encoding ShlB/FhaC/HecB family hemolysin secretion/activation protein is translated as MCGNGWDRRWARWLSGLAASCACLWLGVAAAARQQDPPPASDEPPPEPPGEATPAPHSGDGESFPVSRFDFLYNIDHPDHPSAELLGNLEVTLGVLPTGYVSPRLGVESIRLRLADAPSLASQNYHVTAIQTVLEAVRDYLVTEAGLLGVFVTPHPDDIADQGNFTYVDGRDGETALRVLIYTAIVRDVRTVGFGDRLPKDNRINHPLHERIRARSPFHPADPPAEGEEAAVGDLLRKRMLDDYLFQLNRRPGRRVDVAISEADENGVVLDYLVSENRPLTLYAQVSNTGTKQTNEIRERFGLIWSQVTNNDDEFSLEYVTAGFSESHAVIGSYDAPLGDRRDMRWRVFGSFQTFTASDVGFADEEFSGDSWTIGAEVSATILQHRELFLDAFLGARFQHIKVRNDIVDIEGQDDFFIPTIGLRLERRTDIASTRGSIALEGNWAGVAGTDEDGLDRLGRLFPDKDWLVVLWEFSHSFYLEPIFNAREWRDISNPAATTLAHEIFLSFRGQHALGNRLIPQAEEVAGGALSVRGYPESVVAGDNAYVATVEYRFHLPKSFPHERQTGQLFGEPFRWKPQEPYGSADWDLIFRTFLDVGRTENSDPLIFETDETLIGAGIGMEFSFRRNFSARVDWGFALRDILDGDVTAGSSQVHFLITFVF